The DNA region GAAGTGCCGAACAACGTCGCGCTCGATTTTCACTTCGGCGATACCGCCAAGGTCGACGAGGCCTTCGCCAAGGCCAAGCACGTCACGCATCTGCGCACGTCCAACCAGCGCATGATCATCGCGCCGATGGAACCGCGCGTCGCCATCGGCGAATTCGAAGCCGGCTCCGCGAAGTGGACGCTTACCTCCTGCACACAGGGCGTGCACGGCGTCAAAACCGCGTTGATGGATATCCTGAAGATCCCGGCCGAGAAAATGCGCGTCGTCACCGGTCAGGTCGGCGGCTCGTTCGGCATGAAGGCGCCGGTCTATCCCGAATATGTCTGCATCCTGCACGCCGCCAAGGTTCTTGGCCGTCCGGTGAAGTGGACCGACGAGCGCTCGGGCTCCTTCGTCTCGGACCACCACGGGCGCGCGCAGGACATGAACGTCGAGATCGCGTTCGACGACAACGCGCAGATCCTCGCCGTCCGGCTGACCGGCTATGGCGACATGGGCGGCTATCTCGGCGCGTTCGGCCCCATGCTGCCGACGCTCAACGTCACGAAAAACGTGGTCGGCGTCTATCGCACGCCGCTCCTGGAGGTGTCGGCCAAGTGCGTGTTCACCAACACCACGCAGGTCTCCGCCTATCGCGGCGCCGGCCGCCCCGAGGGCAACTATTACATCGAACGCGCGCTCGACATCGCCGCGGCGGAGCTCGGCATCGACCGCATCGAATTGCGCAAGCGCAACATGATCAAGCCGCGCGACCTGCCCTTCAAGGCGGCGTCCGACATGACCTATGACAGCGGCGATTTCCCCGCCGTGCTCAAGCAGGCCCTGGAGATGGCCGACTACAAGGGCTTTGCCCGGCGCAAGCGCGAGAGCAAGAAGAACGGCAAGCTGCGCGGCATCGGCATCGGCTGTTATCTCGAGGTCACCGCCGGCGGCGGCAAGGAGCTCGGCAACATCCGCTTCAACGACGACGGCACCGTCACCATCGTCTGCGGCACGCTCGACTACGGCCAGGGCCACGCCACCGCCTACGCGCAGGTGCTCGTCGACCAGCTCGGCATTCCGTTCGACCGCATCCGGCTCGAGGAAGGCGACAGCGATATCGTCACCTTCGGCGGCGGCAGCGGCGGCTCGCGCTCGATCATGTTCGCGTCGGCGACCATCGTTGAATCGGCGCAGCTCGTCATCGAGCGCGGCAAGCAGGCCGCCTCTTACGTGCTGGAAGCCTCCGCCGGCGACATCGAATTCAAGGACGGCAGCTTCGTCATCGCCGGCACCGACCGTTCGATCGGCCTCATGGAGCTGGCCGCCAAGCTGCGCGGCGGCCTCAAGCTGCCGGATGGCGCGCCCGCCTCGCTCGACGTCGATCACACGCTCAGCAATCCGCTGCCGTCGGCCTTTCCGAACGGCTGCCACATCGCCGAGGTCGAGATCGATGCCGACACCTTCGAAACGCGCGTCGTGAAGTATTCCGCGGTCAACGATCTCGGCACCGTCGTCAATCCGATGCTGGTCGAAGGCCAGATCCAGGGCGGCGTGGTGCAAGGCCTCGGCCAGGTGCTGCTGGAGAAGGCCGTCTACGACAACGACGGTCAGCTCGTCAGCGGCTCGTTCATGGACTACGCGATGCCCCGCGCGCACGACGCGCCGATGATCGAGGTCGCGCATCATCCGGTGCCGACCAAGAGCAATCCGATCGGCGCCAAAGGCTGCGGCGAAGCCGGCACGTCGGGCGGCCTGCCGTCGGTCGCCAACGCGGTGATCGACGCGTTATCCGAATACGGCATCCGTCACATCGAGATGCCGATGACACCGTCGTCGATCTGGAGCGCGATCCAGGCAACGCAAAAAGCCTGAAAAACCTGCGTGTAACAAAGTGTTTCGGGCATATTAAATTCTGTAAACGCGGTTGTTTCCTGCTTCCCTGAACACCGAGCAAGAGATAATTCGGTGTTCAGGGGCGTCTCGATCAATTGTCGAGCCGCAAGTTGCAAACACCTGCCTGTCTTCTCCGCCGCGTACACTACTGTGTCGATAACGCCCGCGCGCACATCGTCAATTGCCGCGATCGCCTGACGGATCCCCGCGCGGGCTCCTTCTTCCGCACGCTGATCGAACGCGGCTACAGACCGAACGCCCATATCGACGTGCTGCCGCAGCATCGGCTGATCTATGTCTGCGTGCCGAAATCCGCCTCCACCAGCGTCAAGGCCCTGCTCGCCACGCTGAACGGACGGCGATCGGTCGCCGCGCGCAAGCTGCACAATCGCCGACATACGGGATTGCAGACGCCGGCGCGGATCGGCATCTCGTCGTTCTATCGATTGGCCACTTCGCCCGACACGTTGCGCTTCACCTTCGTGCGCAATCCTTATGCGCGGCTGGTTTCCGCCTGGGCCGACAAGTTCCAAAACAAGCCGCTGGTGCCGGGCGACGCGTTTATCGAAACCTATCTCGCATGGCGCGGCATCGTCGATCCGTCTTTGCCGGCCGGCGCCGACGCGACCTTGTCCTTTGCCCAGTTCGTGCATTTCGCGGCGGCGACCGCCGAGCGCCGAGTCGACGCCCATTGGCAATTGCAGGACGATCTCATCAGCATGCCGGGCATCGCCCTGGATTTCGTCGGCCGCGCTGAGCGCTTCCACACCGACGTCGAGCGTGTCCTCGACCATGTCGGCATCGCCGCGGCGACACGACCGGCCGTGCTCCGACACTTCAACGCATCCAAGCACAAGCCGTGGATCAGCTATTACACATCCGAACTGGCCAACTGCGTCTATCGCGCGTATGAGCGCGACTTCGACAGGCTCGGCTATGCGCGTGCGATCACGCCGGCCGCGGCGGTCTCGCGGCTCGGCACTCGATCCGTCTGAGGGACTGTTCCGGTTTCGGCGCGCTGGCTTCGAAGCGACCCGAACGGAGACAGGAGACCACATGACGAACGACGCGCATGTCCGGACCGGCCAGTGCCATTGCGGCGCCGTGCGTTTCGAGGTGACGCTCAGCGACGGCTTCAATTCGATCCGCCGCTGCACTTGCTCTTATTGCCGGATGCGCGGCGCCGTCGTTGCCATGGCGGAGATGGGCGGGATCAAGATCCTGCAGGGCGAGGACGCGCTGACGACCTATCGTTTCCACACCGGAGCGGCGCAGCACTTCTTCTGTTCACGCTGCGGAATATACACGCACCATCAACGGCGATCCGACACGACGCTTTACGCCGTCAACGTGGCCTGTCTGGATGGGGTGAGCCCGTTCGATTTCGCCGAGGTGCCCGTCATGGACGGCGTCAATCACACGAACGACACCGGCAAACCGACGCGTCGCGCCGGAACCCTTCGCTACATCCCGGCGGACTGACTTAACGCTGCGCGGCCGGCCGCTGCTGCCACGTGAAGACGAGCAGCACGGCGGCGGCCACGATAAGCGCGAAACCGGTATAGCCGACGAGATGCACATGGCCGGTGGCGAACAAGGCGCCGCCGACACCCGAGCCGATCGCCTGCCCGACATAGAGGATCGACGTGTTCATGGCGATCGACGCGCTCGTGAGGTCGGGCGCGGCCACCGCCAGGCGCGCCTGCTGCATCGAATTGATCGAGGCGAAGCCGAGGCCCCAGATGCCGACGCCGATTCCCATCACGGCAGGCAAACCAGCGCCGGCCGCCCACAAAGCCATGCCGATGACGATCGCCGCCAAACAGCCCGCGAGGGTGCGTTCGATGCCGAACCGCGTCACGACCGCGCTGGCGATGATGTTGCCGAGCAGACCCGTCGCACCATACAACGCGAAGAAGCCGCCGATGGTCGTGGCGTCGGCACCGGCCAAAGCCACGAGCAACGGCGCGAAGTAGATGAAGACGGTGAACTGGCCGGACGTCTGAACCAAAGTGAGCAAGAGAATCGAGACGATGCGCTTGCTGCGTCCGATCTCGGCGAAGCTCAGAAGCGACAGCGGCTTGCCTTGCAAACCACGCGGCAGAGCGAAATACGACAGCAGCGCCACCACGACGGCGGCGGCGCCGAGAATGCCGAACGCCATGCGCCAGCCGAGATGCGTGGCGATGAACGTGATCAGCGGCAGGCCGCCGGCGACCGCCAATGACCAGCCGAGAAACACGAACGAGATGGCGCTCGAGCGCTCCTTCTCCGGCACGATCAAGCCGATCGCCGCGGCGGCCTGCGGCGTGAAGATCGCGGCGATGGTCAGCATGGCGACGCGCACGATGAGAATCGTCGCGTAATTCGGCGCGAAAGCGGACAACGTCTGGCCGACAGCCATCACCGCCAGCGTGGCGACGAGAAGCACGCGGCGATCGATGCGGGTCGTCAGCCACGCCATCACCGGCGAGCCGATGCACAGAACCACGGCGCCGTAGGTCACCAGCAGACCGGCTTCATGAATGCCGACATTGAGACCCGTGGCCAGGTCGGCCAGCATGCCCGCCGGCGCCAGCACGGCGAGGCCCGTGACGATATTGCCGAGCATCAACACGAAACGGGGAAAGAACGTGCGCAAAGAGCAGCCGAATGTTCGAGGTCGGAAGAAGAGTGTGTGAAGTAATGCCCCACGCGCGCATTGACCATGGCCGAAGCGATCGCCGCGCACGAAATGTTGGAATGCTTTGCATCACAGATTGTCATCGATTTTTCGAAATTCCTTTTACAAACAGCCACTTGGATTCTCGGATAAAAAGTAATCCCCATCGTTCCGGGCGCCCTTAAACTGCGTATCGTCCCGCTCATCTGAGGGCGCTTCATGAGGCGTCATAAAGCGGAGCGGGACGCGGCGCTCGCGGGCGGGAGACGAACGCACCTCCCAAGCTCCCGAGCGGCGGCGGATCCCGCCCGGGGGCACTAGGACCCCCTGCGAGGAGCTCGCTGACACCGAGGTCCCACACGCTTTGGATGGGCCTCCGTTGAAAGCGCGGCCCGCCGTTGGAAGACGCCGCGATGGCGCGCCGAGAAGGCGCCCGTGCTTCGGCGACGAAGCACGGCTTCACGAACGAACGTCGCGCCGCTCGGCGCGCCGTCGCCCTCTTTATTCAGGGGGCAAAAGGAATGGAGGCGTACCCGGCGCCTTGCAAAGAATACGGGCGGCGGAGCTTTGCGCAGCCGTCATCCCGGCCGAGCGAGCGTAGCAAGCGAGAGCCGGGATCCAGTACGCCGTGCCCTATCGATAGCCTGCGGCGTACTGGATGCCCGCTTTCGCGGGCGTGACAGAAGTATGCTGTCTGAAAACAGGACGAAGAACGCCGCTCAATGCAGACTGAACTCGCTGTCGATCGCCTTCAATTCGGCCGGCTTGATCAGCTTCTGATGGGCGACCTGCACCGAGTGCAGCGGCCCCTCGAGTTTCTTCTCCCAGAACGCGAGGAAACGGTGCAGCTCGGGGAACTCCGGAAACAGATCGTATTCCTGCCAGACATAAGACTGCAGCAGCCAGCGGTGGTCCGGCCGGCGGTACAAAATGTGGGCGGTGGTCAAACCGTAGCCATTTACCTGCTTCAGGAATTCCGTCGAAACCATTTCAGCCCTCCAGAGAGTCGGACTTGCAAAGTTTCCCTTCCCCGCTTTTGTCATTGCAAGCCGAAAAGATGAACATCCTGTGTAAAATCAAGGCGTTAGCAGCAATTGTGACGATCTGCTAACAGCCCTGCCCGGGCCCTGGACGCGGCCGGGCATGAGCAACCCGGAACAATTGCGGCGGTTCCCACGGCGCCGTTAACCACGAAGGTTCGGCGGCCGGCGAAAGTGTTGGCACTCGCGGGGTGTGAGTGCTAAAAAATTTTCCGACCCCTCTTGCGGGATCAAATCGGCCACCCATCTGGCCGCCCAGGTACTGGCAATGGAACTGCCGTACCAAAAAATTCACAACGGCTCAATCACTTAGGAGGACTGCCATGAAGTTCCGCCCGCTTCACGACCGTGTCGTCGTCAAGCGCATCGACGCCGAGCAGAAGACTGCCGGCGGCATCATCATCCCCGACAGTGCGCAGGAAAAGCCGAGCCAGGGCGAAGTCATCGCCGTCGGCCCCGGCGGCCGTGACGAGGCCGGCAAGCTCACCCCCATCGACCTGAAGGTCGGCGACGTCGTGCTGTTCGGCAAGTGGTCGGGCACCGAGGTCAAGATCGACGGCCAGGATCTCCTGATCATGAAGGAGAGCGACATCATGGGCGTGCTCGAAGGCGTCGTGGCCGGCAAGAAGAAGGCCGCCTAACCACCCACCCGTCATCCTGAGGTGCGCGCTCGCTTCGAGCGCGCCTCGAAGGATGACAGCCACAATGAACGGTCATCCTTCGAGGCTCGCCGCATCCGCGGCTCGCACCTCAGGATGACGACCAAGAGGACAAACTCATATGGCTGCTAAAGACGTCAAATTCTCCGTTGACGCGCGCGATCGCATGCTGCGCGGCGTCGACATCCTCGCCAACGCCGTGAAGGTGACGCTGGGTCCCAAGGGCCGTAACGTCGTCCTCGACAAGTCGTTCGGCGCCCCGCGCATCACCAAGGACGGCGTCACCGTCGCCAAGGAGATCGAGCTAGAGGACAAGTTCGAGAACATGGGCGCACAGATGGTGCGCGAAGTCGCTTCGAAGTCGGCCGACTTCGCCGGCGACGGCACCACCACCGCCACCGTGCTCGCCCAGGCGATCGTCAAGGAAGGTTCGAAGGCGGTTGCCGCCGGCATGAACCCGATGGACCTCAAGCGCGGCATCGACCTCGCCGTCGCCGCCATCGTCGAGGATCTCAAGACCAACTCGAAGAAGGTCACCTCGAACGACGAGATCGCCCAGGTCGGCACCATCTCGGCCAACGGCGACAAGGAAATCGGCCAGTTCCTCGCGGAAGCGATGAAGAAGGTCGGCAACGAAGGCGTCATCACGGTCGAGGAAGCCAAGTCGCTCGAGACCGAACTCGACGTCGTCGAGGGCATGCAGTTCGACCGCGGCTACATCTCCCCCTACTTTGTCACCAATGCCGACAAGATGCGCACGGAGATGGATGATCCCTACATCCTGGTCTACGAGAAGAAGCTCTCGGGCCTCCAGGAGCTGCTGCCGCTGCTCGAGTCGGTCGTGCAGACCGGCAAGCCGCTGCTGCTGATCGCCGAGGACGTGGAAGGCGAAGCGCTCGCCACGCTCGTCGTCAACAAGCTGCGCGGCGGCCTCAAGGTCGCGGCCGTCAAGGCGCCGGGCTTCGGCGATCGCCGCAAGGCCATGCTGCAGGACATCGCGATCCTGACCGGCGGCCAGGCGATCTCGGAAGATCTCGGCATCAAGCTCGAGAACGTGACGATCAACATGCTCGGCCGCGCCAAGAAGGTGTCGATCGACAAGGAGAACACCACGATCGTCAACGGCGCCGGCAAGAAGGCCGACATCGAGGCGCGCGTGGCGCAGATCAAGGCGCAGATCGAGGAGACCACCTCGGACTACGACCGTGAGAAGCTGCAGGAGCGTCTGGCCAAGCTCGCGGGCGGCGTCGCGGTGATCCGCGTCGGCGGCGCGACCGAGGTCGAGGTGAAGGAGCGCAAGGATCGCGTCGACGACGCGATGCATGCCACCCGCGCCGCGGTCGAGGAAGGCATCCTGCCGGGCGGCGGCATCGCCCTGCTCCGCGCCACCGAGGCGCTGAAGAAGGTGAAGACGCAGAACGAAGACCAGAAGCACGGCGTCGAGATCGTCCGCAAGGCGCTCCAGGCTCCGGCGCGTCAGATCGCGCTCAACGCGGGTGAAGACGGCTCGGTCATCGTCGGCAAGGTCCTCGAGAAGGATCAGTACTCCTACGGCTTCGACGCGCAGAACGGCGAATACGGGAACATGATGTCCAAGGGCATCATCGACCCGACGAAGGTTGTGCGCACGGCGATCCAGAACGCGGCTTCGGTCGCGGGCCTCTTGATCACCACCGAAGCGATGGTGGCCGAACTGCCGAAGAAGAAGGACGCCATGCCGGCGATGCCGCCGGGCGGCGGCATGGACTTCTAAGGAAGTCCATAAAGCCGCCACTCACTTTAAGTGATCGAAGTCGGCAACAGCCGACTTCGATTGGCGGCATGGACTTCTAAGTCCATCCTTCAGACGGAAATGCGAAGGCCCGGGAGAAATTCCGGGCCTTTTGCTTGCGGATGCGCAGCGCGGGCTATGCCGCCTTATCCAGCCAGCGCCTGATGGCAGCCTGCTGCTCGGGTGAGACTTCGTGCGCGGCCTCAGCGATAAGTTTGGCGAGCGTTACCTTTCCAAGCTCCGCGAGATACACTTGCTCGGCAGCCCACATCGCCCGCGCGATGCCACAGGCTTTCGGATAGCAGCGGCGCGGCTGACCGGTCGGCCCCCGCCGCCGGATCTCCTGGCAACGGAA from Pseudolabrys taiwanensis includes:
- a CDS encoding xanthine dehydrogenase family protein molybdopterin-binding subunit, translating into MDERTSEAALTLTKFGVGQPVRRTEDPKLVKGEGRYTDDVNRPGQAYAAIVRSREAHGVIRGIDIETAKGMPGVLAVLTAADLKEYGGLKCNVPLKSRDGSPIRYVPRPALAADKVRFVGDPIACVIAETVEQAKDAAEAVAVDIDPLPVVLDPEAASKPGAPLVYDEVPNNVALDFHFGDTAKVDEAFAKAKHVTHLRTSNQRMIIAPMEPRVAIGEFEAGSAKWTLTSCTQGVHGVKTALMDILKIPAEKMRVVTGQVGGSFGMKAPVYPEYVCILHAAKVLGRPVKWTDERSGSFVSDHHGRAQDMNVEIAFDDNAQILAVRLTGYGDMGGYLGAFGPMLPTLNVTKNVVGVYRTPLLEVSAKCVFTNTTQVSAYRGAGRPEGNYYIERALDIAAAELGIDRIELRKRNMIKPRDLPFKAASDMTYDSGDFPAVLKQALEMADYKGFARRKRESKKNGKLRGIGIGCYLEVTAGGGKELGNIRFNDDGTVTIVCGTLDYGQGHATAYAQVLVDQLGIPFDRIRLEEGDSDIVTFGGGSGGSRSIMFASATIVESAQLVIERGKQAASYVLEASAGDIEFKDGSFVIAGTDRSIGLMELAAKLRGGLKLPDGAPASLDVDHTLSNPLPSAFPNGCHIAEVEIDADTFETRVVKYSAVNDLGTVVNPMLVEGQIQGGVVQGLGQVLLEKAVYDNDGQLVSGSFMDYAMPRAHDAPMIEVAHHPVPTKSNPIGAKGCGEAGTSGGLPSVANAVIDALSEYGIRHIEMPMTPSSIWSAIQATQKA
- a CDS encoding sulfotransferase family protein; the encoded protein is MQTPACLLRRVHYCVDNARAHIVNCRDRLTDPRAGSFFRTLIERGYRPNAHIDVLPQHRLIYVCVPKSASTSVKALLATLNGRRSVAARKLHNRRHTGLQTPARIGISSFYRLATSPDTLRFTFVRNPYARLVSAWADKFQNKPLVPGDAFIETYLAWRGIVDPSLPAGADATLSFAQFVHFAAATAERRVDAHWQLQDDLISMPGIALDFVGRAERFHTDVERVLDHVGIAAATRPAVLRHFNASKHKPWISYYTSELANCVYRAYERDFDRLGYARAITPAAAVSRLGTRSV
- a CDS encoding GFA family protein, with the translated sequence MTNDAHVRTGQCHCGAVRFEVTLSDGFNSIRRCTCSYCRMRGAVVAMAEMGGIKILQGEDALTTYRFHTGAAQHFFCSRCGIYTHHQRRSDTTLYAVNVACLDGVSPFDFAEVPVMDGVNHTNDTGKPTRRAGTLRYIPAD
- a CDS encoding MFS transporter, with amino-acid sequence MRTFFPRFVLMLGNIVTGLAVLAPAGMLADLATGLNVGIHEAGLLVTYGAVVLCIGSPVMAWLTTRIDRRVLLVATLAVMAVGQTLSAFAPNYATILIVRVAMLTIAAIFTPQAAAAIGLIVPEKERSSAISFVFLGWSLAVAGGLPLITFIATHLGWRMAFGILGAAAVVVALLSYFALPRGLQGKPLSLLSFAEIGRSKRIVSILLLTLVQTSGQFTVFIYFAPLLVALAGADATTIGGFFALYGATGLLGNIIASAVVTRFGIERTLAGCLAAIVIGMALWAAGAGLPAVMGIGVGIWGLGFASINSMQQARLAVAAPDLTSASIAMNTSILYVGQAIGSGVGGALFATGHVHLVGYTGFALIVAAAVLLVFTWQQRPAAQR
- a CDS encoding usg protein, which gives rise to MVSTEFLKQVNGYGLTTAHILYRRPDHRWLLQSYVWQEYDLFPEFPELHRFLAFWEKKLEGPLHSVQVAHQKLIKPAELKAIDSEFSLH
- a CDS encoding co-chaperone GroES, with translation MKFRPLHDRVVVKRIDAEQKTAGGIIIPDSAQEKPSQGEVIAVGPGGRDEAGKLTPIDLKVGDVVLFGKWSGTEVKIDGQDLLIMKESDIMGVLEGVVAGKKKAA
- the groL gene encoding chaperonin GroEL (60 kDa chaperone family; promotes refolding of misfolded polypeptides especially under stressful conditions; forms two stacked rings of heptamers to form a barrel-shaped 14mer; ends can be capped by GroES; misfolded proteins enter the barrel where they are refolded when GroES binds) encodes the protein MAAKDVKFSVDARDRMLRGVDILANAVKVTLGPKGRNVVLDKSFGAPRITKDGVTVAKEIELEDKFENMGAQMVREVASKSADFAGDGTTTATVLAQAIVKEGSKAVAAGMNPMDLKRGIDLAVAAIVEDLKTNSKKVTSNDEIAQVGTISANGDKEIGQFLAEAMKKVGNEGVITVEEAKSLETELDVVEGMQFDRGYISPYFVTNADKMRTEMDDPYILVYEKKLSGLQELLPLLESVVQTGKPLLLIAEDVEGEALATLVVNKLRGGLKVAAVKAPGFGDRRKAMLQDIAILTGGQAISEDLGIKLENVTINMLGRAKKVSIDKENTTIVNGAGKKADIEARVAQIKAQIEETTSDYDREKLQERLAKLAGGVAVIRVGGATEVEVKERKDRVDDAMHATRAAVEEGILPGGGIALLRATEALKKVKTQNEDQKHGVEIVRKALQAPARQIALNAGEDGSVIVGKVLEKDQYSYGFDAQNGEYGNMMSKGIIDPTKVVRTAIQNAASVAGLLITTEAMVAELPKKKDAMPAMPPGGGMDF